Proteins from one Labrenzia sp. CE80 genomic window:
- a CDS encoding TRAP transporter substrate-binding protein, with protein MTNRRDFLKKAGVGTVAAAGATALAAPAVMGQAPIKWRMQTYAGPALAEHVVKPAIDAFNKAANGEMVIELYTADQLVPTGELFRAMQSGTIDAVQSDDDSMASPTEVTVFGGYFPFASRYSLDVPVLFNQYGLNEIWDAEYSKVGVKHLSAGSWDPCHFATKDPIRSLADLKGKRVFTFPTAGRFMSQFGVVPVTLPWEDIEVAVQTGELDGIAWSGITEDYTVGWADVTNYFLTNNISGAWAGSFFANQERWNELPDHLKTLLQLAMDSSHYYRQWWYWGGEASLRVEGTKMELTTIPDEEWATVEEAAVKFWDEIAAESETKAKVIEIFKKYNADMQKAGRPYRYG; from the coding sequence ATGACCAACAGACGTGACTTTCTAAAGAAGGCTGGTGTCGGCACTGTTGCCGCCGCTGGTGCCACCGCCCTCGCAGCTCCGGCTGTCATGGGCCAGGCTCCAATCAAGTGGCGCATGCAGACCTATGCCGGTCCGGCTCTGGCCGAACACGTGGTAAAGCCTGCCATTGACGCCTTCAACAAGGCCGCCAACGGCGAAATGGTGATTGAACTCTACACCGCCGACCAATTGGTCCCGACCGGTGAGTTGTTCCGCGCAATGCAGAGCGGCACCATTGATGCGGTTCAGTCCGATGACGACTCCATGGCATCTCCGACCGAAGTCACCGTCTTCGGTGGCTACTTCCCGTTTGCATCCCGCTATTCCCTGGATGTGCCGGTTCTCTTCAACCAGTATGGCCTTAACGAGATCTGGGATGCGGAATACTCCAAGGTTGGTGTGAAGCACCTTTCCGCCGGTTCCTGGGATCCGTGCCACTTCGCCACCAAGGACCCGATCCGCTCGCTGGCAGACCTGAAAGGCAAGCGTGTCTTCACATTCCCGACCGCTGGCCGTTTCATGAGCCAGTTCGGCGTCGTTCCCGTCACCCTGCCTTGGGAAGACATTGAAGTCGCCGTTCAGACCGGCGAACTCGACGGCATTGCCTGGTCGGGCATCACCGAGGATTACACAGTTGGTTGGGCAGACGTGACCAACTACTTCCTGACCAACAACATCTCCGGCGCATGGGCAGGTTCCTTCTTCGCCAATCAGGAACGTTGGAACGAGCTTCCGGATCATCTGAAGACCCTACTGCAACTCGCCATGGACTCCTCGCACTACTATCGCCAGTGGTGGTACTGGGGCGGTGAAGCCAGCCTTCGCGTTGAAGGTACCAAGATGGAACTGACCACGATTCCGGATGAAGAGTGGGCAACTGTCGAGGAAGCGGCTGTCAAGTTCTGGGACGAAATCGCCGCTGAGTCCGAGACCAAGGCGAAGGTTATCGAGATCTTCAAGAAGTACAACGCCGACATGCAGAAAGCTGGCCGTCCGTATCGCTACGGCTAA
- a CDS encoding FecR domain-containing protein, whose protein sequence is MPHAGLAAVTIPFEDDSDLRRIAETYLGDADLWPAILKASGLETLSDLDPGQMLTVPTDEVSAARSALSSSLARIQEANAIGAQVFAYETITEAISLHDSALDAEKQSKWRETLALAVDADNAASEAYLLAEENRDKAAEARLSDRQGWVEGQRPEDLGWDDRELNAILVEEEKVRTLSRSTAQITFRDSGRLRLNANSHAVIQRMRVDPLKKREDAKVSLVEGDFYALLGGNSNRKSLEVDVPDVSAKIDSGDFWVRQDVSGAKFTNYDDEMVEISARGEQVSLGRNEGVVIRAGENPRAKIDVLTSPILQTPGDDELVFNASANLSWQDTNGAAGYWVEVARDANFNQMVDSASGLVEPRFALNELEIGTYYWRVAALDQFGLPGRWSLPYRFTMRIDRAPPFLRLETPQSDIIYREAQVELTGETEPGANVRINGSLADVAEDGSFRFDLSLETGQNLLDIVSRDAAGNETGLTREIVHMPDAKAEVSFDPSIPQLSARHFLAKDEEISLSGQSEASALMQIIGEDGSMRTETRSDEAGAFAFTLPLNAPTEIFTLQITSSSGFQTTDSFEVTRDQEPPQITLDAPLPRLTSVEWLALRGQISGAERVTLNGRDIPLSEGRFDEVITLTDGRNNIEMSAQDLAGNIRVENWIVTLDQAPPTYVSHELKPASGGRVNIEVTAEDANGLAKAAPFTLLANGEEVNGFLRYNKLSRSYRGVVTVADAQAIRLDGIELQDDAGNRARVRLK, encoded by the coding sequence ATGCCGCATGCCGGCCTGGCCGCGGTTACAATTCCTTTTGAAGACGACAGTGACCTGCGGCGCATTGCCGAGACATACCTTGGCGACGCCGATCTCTGGCCTGCGATCCTGAAAGCCAGTGGTCTTGAAACCCTCAGTGACCTTGATCCCGGACAGATGCTTACTGTGCCGACCGACGAGGTCTCCGCAGCGCGCTCGGCCCTTTCAAGTTCTCTTGCCCGGATCCAGGAAGCCAATGCCATTGGTGCCCAGGTCTTTGCTTACGAGACGATTACCGAGGCCATCTCACTACATGATTCCGCTCTCGATGCGGAAAAACAGAGCAAATGGCGGGAAACACTCGCACTGGCAGTTGATGCGGACAACGCCGCCAGTGAAGCTTACCTACTTGCGGAAGAAAACCGGGACAAAGCTGCTGAAGCCCGATTGAGCGACCGGCAGGGATGGGTCGAAGGCCAACGCCCGGAAGACCTCGGCTGGGACGATCGTGAACTGAATGCAATCCTCGTCGAGGAGGAGAAGGTGCGCACACTTTCCCGCTCCACCGCCCAGATCACCTTCCGCGATTCAGGCCGCCTGCGTCTTAACGCCAACTCTCACGCAGTTATTCAGCGAATGCGCGTCGACCCGTTGAAGAAGCGTGAGGACGCCAAGGTCAGCCTTGTCGAAGGGGATTTTTACGCCCTGCTCGGAGGCAACTCGAACCGCAAGAGCCTGGAAGTCGATGTTCCCGATGTTAGCGCCAAGATCGATTCCGGCGACTTCTGGGTTCGGCAGGACGTGAGCGGCGCCAAGTTCACCAACTACGATGACGAGATGGTCGAGATCTCCGCCAGGGGCGAGCAGGTTTCTCTTGGCCGCAATGAAGGCGTCGTTATTCGCGCGGGCGAGAACCCCAGGGCAAAAATCGACGTTCTGACGTCGCCAATCCTTCAAACGCCAGGCGACGACGAACTGGTCTTCAACGCTTCGGCGAATCTTTCCTGGCAGGACACCAACGGAGCCGCCGGCTATTGGGTCGAAGTCGCCCGGGATGCCAACTTCAACCAGATGGTGGATTCCGCATCCGGGTTGGTGGAGCCCCGCTTTGCACTCAATGAACTTGAGATCGGCACCTACTACTGGCGGGTCGCAGCGCTCGATCAATTTGGCCTTCCCGGCCGTTGGAGTCTCCCGTACCGCTTCACCATGCGGATCGACCGCGCACCGCCATTTCTACGGCTGGAAACGCCGCAGTCTGACATCATTTACCGGGAAGCGCAGGTTGAGCTGACAGGCGAGACCGAGCCCGGAGCAAACGTTCGCATCAATGGCTCTCTTGCCGATGTTGCCGAGGATGGTAGTTTTCGTTTCGACCTCAGCTTGGAAACGGGTCAGAACCTTCTGGATATCGTCTCCAGGGATGCTGCCGGCAATGAAACGGGCCTTACCCGCGAGATTGTGCACATGCCCGATGCCAAGGCCGAGGTGAGCTTCGACCCGTCGATCCCTCAGCTCTCGGCCCGCCATTTCCTCGCCAAGGATGAAGAGATTTCGCTGTCAGGCCAAAGTGAAGCTTCAGCCTTGATGCAGATAATTGGCGAAGACGGCTCCATGCGGACAGAAACACGAAGCGATGAGGCCGGCGCCTTTGCTTTCACGCTGCCACTCAACGCGCCCACCGAGATTTTCACACTCCAGATCACAAGCAGCTCAGGCTTTCAGACGACCGACAGTTTTGAAGTTACCCGTGACCAGGAACCTCCCCAGATTACGCTGGATGCCCCACTGCCCCGCCTGACCTCGGTCGAATGGCTTGCCCTGCGTGGCCAGATCTCCGGAGCGGAGCGTGTAACTCTCAACGGACGTGACATTCCGCTGTCCGAAGGTCGGTTCGATGAGGTCATCACGTTGACGGATGGTCGCAACAACATCGAGATGTCCGCACAGGATCTGGCAGGAAACATCAGGGTCGAGAACTGGATTGTCACGCTCGACCAGGCGCCGCCAACCTATGTCAGCCACGAGCTGAAACCGGCCTCGGGCGGACGAGTGAACATAGAAGTTACAGCGGAAGATGCCAACGGCCTGGCAAAGGCCGCGCCGTTTACCCTTTTGGCAAACGGCGAAGAAGTTAACGGTTTCTTACGCTACAACAAGCTCAGCAGAAGTTACAGGGGCGTGGTGACTGTGGCAGATGCCCAGGCGATCCGCCTCGATGGGATCGAACTGCAGGACGATGCGGGAAACCGAGCGAGGGTTCGATTGAAATGA
- a CDS encoding gamma-glutamylcyclotransferase: MNTFCKRGTMPDKGDPYRHHPRLRGKIISPETSRFRSLDLSDLDAQMRAQGLPEDWRRTDAERDACRMNTLQAHWGGDIWIFAYGSLMWDPAFHFSEVRRAYLSGYHRRFCLRSEVARGTPDCPGLMAGLDLGGTCNGLVFRVDADKLETESRFIWRREMLLGSYVPEFLTLTTKQGPVEAMAFVVNRDNPMLLPSLSLEETARRIAHAEGYLGPNIDYLENLAASFELLELADEELFRLRDLARRFRAART, encoded by the coding sequence ATGAACACTTTTTGCAAGCGAGGTACTATGCCGGACAAGGGCGACCCTTACAGACACCATCCACGCTTGCGCGGCAAGATCATCTCTCCGGAGACTTCGCGCTTCAGGTCGTTGGACTTGAGTGACCTAGACGCACAGATGAGGGCGCAGGGACTTCCCGAAGATTGGCGCCGGACCGATGCGGAGCGCGATGCTTGCCGCATGAACACGCTGCAGGCGCATTGGGGAGGTGACATCTGGATCTTCGCCTATGGATCCTTGATGTGGGATCCTGCATTTCACTTCTCGGAAGTCAGACGAGCATACTTGTCAGGCTATCACCGCCGATTTTGTCTCCGCTCCGAGGTGGCGCGAGGCACACCGGACTGTCCTGGGCTTATGGCCGGTCTTGACCTTGGCGGCACTTGCAACGGGCTTGTGTTCCGGGTTGATGCCGACAAACTGGAGACCGAAAGCCGGTTCATCTGGCGTCGGGAAATGTTGCTGGGTTCCTATGTACCGGAATTCCTGACGCTGACGACCAAGCAGGGACCGGTTGAGGCAATGGCATTTGTGGTCAACCGCGACAATCCCATGTTGCTGCCGTCGCTGAGCCTGGAAGAAACCGCGCGCAGAATTGCTCATGCCGAAGGGTATCTTGGCCCGAACATCGATTATCTCGAAAACCTAGCAGCCTCCTTTGAACTTCTGGAGCTGGCGGATGAGGAGTTGTTTCGTCTCCGGGACCTGGCGCGCCGGTTTCGCGCCGCCAGAACATAA
- a CDS encoding aldehyde dehydrogenase family protein has product MTETIKLVSPIDGSVYAERPALDEAAVAKAVSAARSAQVEWANVPLDERISYCLKALDALKSMNDEIVPEIAWQMGRPIRFGGEYGGVDERTRYMAGIAADALKDIERNDRPGFKRFLKRVPLGIVMVIAPWNYPFMTAINTIMPALMAGNVVILKHAAQTLLVGERLAKAFEMAGLPKDVFQNIVLTHAGTEKLLGSGVINHVNFTGSVAGGRAIEKALAGTFASLGLELGGKDPAYVRADADIEYSIENLVDGAFFNAGQCCCGIERIYVHESKYDAFVDGFVDLTSQYKLGDPRDEATTLGPMAQARFATWVREQTDEALRKGAKANIDTSKFDMNKEGTPYLAPQVLTGVNHQMSVMREESFGPVVGIMKVKDDEEALQFMNDSPYGLTASIWTEDTGAAAEIGDKIETGMVFMNRCDYVDPGLVWTGVKDTGKGAAMSEIGFHNLTRPKAYHFKVEH; this is encoded by the coding sequence ATGACTGAAACGATCAAACTCGTTTCACCGATCGATGGATCGGTTTACGCGGAGCGTCCTGCTCTGGACGAAGCCGCTGTCGCTAAGGCGGTGTCTGCCGCTCGTTCCGCTCAGGTCGAATGGGCCAATGTGCCACTCGATGAACGTATCAGCTACTGCCTCAAGGCGCTTGATGCCCTGAAGTCCATGAATGACGAAATCGTTCCGGAAATCGCATGGCAGATGGGCCGCCCGATCCGCTTCGGCGGCGAGTATGGCGGTGTTGATGAGCGCACTCGCTACATGGCCGGCATTGCGGCAGATGCTCTCAAGGATATCGAGCGCAACGATCGCCCGGGCTTCAAGCGCTTTCTGAAGCGCGTGCCGCTTGGCATCGTCATGGTCATCGCGCCCTGGAACTATCCGTTCATGACCGCGATCAACACCATCATGCCAGCGCTGATGGCAGGTAACGTGGTGATCCTGAAGCACGCTGCCCAGACACTTCTGGTCGGTGAGCGTCTCGCCAAGGCCTTCGAAATGGCAGGCCTTCCCAAGGACGTGTTCCAGAACATCGTCCTGACACATGCCGGCACAGAAAAGCTTCTGGGCTCCGGCGTCATCAACCACGTCAATTTCACCGGTTCCGTCGCAGGCGGCCGCGCCATTGAGAAAGCGCTGGCCGGCACCTTTGCGTCTCTCGGCCTTGAGCTGGGCGGCAAGGACCCGGCGTATGTGCGTGCGGATGCAGATATCGAGTATTCTATCGAAAATCTCGTCGACGGCGCTTTCTTCAACGCGGGTCAGTGCTGCTGCGGCATTGAGCGCATCTATGTGCATGAGAGCAAATACGACGCCTTTGTCGACGGGTTTGTTGATCTGACCAGCCAGTACAAACTGGGCGATCCGCGTGATGAAGCCACGACACTCGGCCCTATGGCTCAGGCACGATTTGCGACCTGGGTGCGTGAACAGACCGACGAAGCCCTGCGCAAGGGCGCGAAGGCCAATATCGACACATCTAAGTTCGACATGAACAAGGAAGGCACGCCCTACCTTGCACCGCAGGTGCTGACCGGCGTTAACCACCAGATGTCCGTCATGCGGGAGGAAAGCTTTGGCCCGGTCGTCGGCATCATGAAGGTGAAGGACGACGAAGAGGCTCTGCAGTTCATGAACGACAGTCCTTATGGCCTGACGGCTTCGATCTGGACCGAAGACACCGGCGCCGCTGCCGAAATCGGCGACAAGATCGAAACCGGCATGGTCTTCATGAACCGCTGCGACTACGTGGATCCGGGCCTTGTCTGGACCGGTGTCAAAGACACAGGCAAGGGCGCAGCCATGTCCGAAATCGGGTTCCACAATCTCACACGCCCGAAAGCCTATCACTTCAAGGTCGAGCATTAA
- a CDS encoding PKD domain-containing protein, translating into MADAGPDLVGSPGEELIFQASRSVDPDGDIASYEWDFKDGNLGNGEVAAHTFTEPGRYFVRLKVTDDTGHAKAVDYDETEVFINTAPLADAGEDIRIAPGQRFTLDAGRSSDVDGTVTDYRWDVTGIDEPFYSEQLELSIDEPGTYTAALTISDDSGAENSLAEDEVTIRVNHAPVADAGDNVFTADSLILFDGGTSVDADGDGLTYTWDFGDGQSATGAQVAHTYAAGGNYPVILTVSDGTGLSNGSDRDAMSVTINNAPIAVAGENARICTGDILVLDGSKSHDPDGGVLKFAWDFGDGEQSDIVNPTKTYRRGGVYPVTLKVTDSSGLANNSAVNSIAVTVDQAPVADAGPDLKICANTEVFFDGTKSWDADGVVNRYLWDFGDGGSSGGDKPKHVYRRAGTYRAQLTIEGDQVGQCDIRATDELTVEVTAAPVPRIEALSAVPVGVPVSFDGSTSYLDDGAITGWTWDFGDGTSPAEGALQTHVFNEPGEYRVALSVDSTAASNECRQISGYHLITVNAAPIAEAGEDIIVGVNEELVLDGSGSSDADGALADYSWTLGDGTTLKGVSVRHRFREPGRYEVELTVSDTSGLANSSARDTLTVIVHDGVAAVLDAPDAVCVGEEVILSAARSTSPEAPITGFDWSFGDGTKSNSENVTKRFVSPGKYNVTVLVDDGMGRASSQREASKVILVNRPPIAVAGQNRLVCPGVPVRFDASASSDPDGQIASYEWAFGDGTSASGTAPEHSFDRPGTYEVTLKVTDSSGSACSIREDKLTVTVNAPPAADAGPDRQVFVGGANDAEIFSAWRSYDPDGTDLDHIWDFGPDGQRRGERVSQSFSAPGDYEVKLTVSDGTGLSCGSASDTMRVKVQAREAY; encoded by the coding sequence ATTGCGGATGCAGGTCCTGATTTGGTCGGTTCGCCCGGTGAGGAGCTGATCTTCCAGGCAAGCCGATCTGTCGACCCGGATGGAGACATCGCTTCCTACGAATGGGACTTCAAGGATGGCAATCTCGGCAATGGCGAGGTCGCTGCCCATACATTCACCGAACCAGGCCGATACTTCGTCCGCCTGAAAGTCACCGACGACACCGGTCATGCCAAGGCCGTTGACTATGATGAGACTGAAGTCTTCATCAATACAGCGCCGCTCGCAGACGCTGGAGAGGACATCCGGATCGCGCCAGGCCAGCGCTTCACACTCGACGCAGGGCGCTCAAGTGATGTCGACGGCACCGTGACCGACTATCGCTGGGACGTCACAGGGATCGATGAGCCGTTCTATTCGGAACAGCTCGAACTGAGCATAGATGAACCGGGAACCTACACTGCGGCCCTCACGATTTCCGACGACAGCGGCGCCGAGAACAGCCTTGCCGAAGATGAGGTTACCATCCGTGTCAACCACGCGCCCGTGGCCGACGCGGGAGATAATGTGTTCACTGCAGACAGCCTGATCCTGTTTGATGGCGGTACGTCGGTCGACGCTGACGGCGATGGCCTGACATACACTTGGGACTTTGGCGACGGTCAGAGCGCGACCGGAGCCCAGGTGGCACATACCTATGCGGCTGGCGGCAACTATCCTGTGATCCTGACCGTCAGCGACGGCACTGGTCTTTCCAATGGCTCGGATCGCGACGCGATGAGCGTGACGATCAACAATGCTCCGATTGCGGTCGCCGGCGAGAATGCCCGGATCTGTACTGGCGACATTCTTGTCCTTGATGGCAGCAAATCCCACGACCCCGACGGCGGCGTCCTGAAGTTCGCATGGGACTTCGGCGACGGCGAGCAATCCGACATCGTCAACCCGACGAAGACCTACCGACGCGGTGGTGTTTATCCGGTGACCTTGAAGGTCACGGACAGCTCGGGCCTCGCCAACAACAGCGCCGTCAACAGCATTGCCGTAACGGTGGATCAGGCCCCGGTAGCGGACGCGGGTCCTGACCTCAAGATCTGCGCCAATACGGAAGTCTTCTTTGATGGCACCAAGTCATGGGACGCGGATGGCGTCGTCAATCGCTACCTTTGGGACTTTGGCGACGGCGGGTCCTCCGGCGGCGACAAGCCCAAGCATGTTTATCGGCGCGCGGGAACCTATAGAGCGCAGCTCACCATCGAGGGCGATCAGGTCGGCCAGTGCGATATCCGTGCAACCGACGAACTCACCGTCGAGGTCACCGCAGCGCCCGTGCCACGGATCGAGGCGCTCTCCGCAGTTCCTGTCGGCGTTCCGGTCTCCTTCGACGGCTCAACCTCCTATCTCGATGACGGCGCGATCACAGGCTGGACCTGGGACTTCGGTGATGGCACCAGTCCGGCGGAAGGTGCTTTGCAGACGCATGTGTTCAACGAGCCAGGCGAATATCGCGTTGCCTTGAGCGTCGACAGCACGGCTGCTTCCAATGAGTGCCGCCAGATCTCCGGCTATCATCTGATCACCGTCAATGCAGCTCCGATCGCAGAGGCAGGCGAGGACATCATCGTCGGCGTCAATGAGGAGCTGGTGCTCGACGGCTCTGGGTCCAGTGACGCTGATGGTGCCTTGGCTGACTACTCCTGGACGCTTGGCGACGGTACCACCCTCAAGGGCGTATCTGTTCGCCACCGCTTCCGTGAGCCGGGCCGCTACGAGGTCGAACTGACCGTCAGCGACACCTCAGGGCTTGCCAATTCGAGCGCTCGCGACACGCTGACCGTGATCGTCCATGACGGCGTTGCGGCTGTGCTCGATGCGCCGGATGCGGTCTGCGTCGGAGAAGAGGTCATCCTGTCGGCTGCGCGTTCCACGAGCCCGGAAGCACCGATCACAGGTTTCGACTGGTCCTTTGGCGATGGCACCAAGTCCAACTCCGAAAACGTCACTAAGCGATTTGTGTCGCCGGGCAAGTACAATGTCACCGTCCTTGTCGACGACGGCATGGGCCGCGCATCCAGTCAACGCGAGGCGTCGAAAGTCATTCTGGTCAACCGACCGCCGATTGCCGTTGCTGGTCAGAACCGACTTGTCTGCCCCGGCGTTCCAGTGCGCTTCGATGCATCTGCATCCAGCGATCCGGATGGCCAGATCGCATCTTATGAATGGGCCTTCGGCGATGGTACCAGCGCAAGTGGCACAGCGCCGGAGCACAGCTTTGACCGGCCGGGCACATATGAGGTCACTCTCAAGGTCACAGACAGCTCGGGATCGGCCTGCAGCATCCGCGAAGACAAGCTGACCGTCACCGTGAACGCCCCGCCCGCAGCAGATGCCGGACCGGACCGGCAGGTTTTCGTTGGTGGCGCGAACGACGCGGAAATCTTCAGCGCCTGGCGTTCGTATGATCCAGACGGCACCGACCTGGATCACATCTGGGATTTTGGCCCCGACGGTCAGCGCCGCGGCGAGCGGGTATCCCAGAGTTTCAGTGCGCCGGGAGACTATGAGGTCAAGCTCACGGTCTCCGACGGCACAGGGCTTTCCTGCGGCAGCGCATCTGATACGATGCGCGTCAAGGTACAGGCTCGCGAAGCATATTGA
- a CDS encoding iron-containing alcohol dehydrogenase yields MSTLPNMNWSYPTAVRFGVGRIKELADAVKAAGMSNPLLVTDPGLAGLPMVADVIADLKSAGLKAAVFSEVKPNPIDKNIEAGVAAYKAGGHDGVIAFGGGSGLDAGKLIAFMSGQTRPIWDFEDIGDWWTRADENGIAPIVAVPTTAGTGSEVGRAGVVTNSETHTKKVIFHPKMLPETVICDPELTAGMPRMITIGTGMDALAHCLEAYSSPFYHPMSEGIAVEGIRLSLENLPKVAADGNDLEARGHMMSAAAMGAVAFQKGLGAIHSLSHPVGALYDTHHGMTNAVFMPYVLQFNKAAIEDKFGRLAGFLGIEGGYQGILDTILKLRSDLDVPHTLAGLNVGDEKRDLIAEMAIVDPTAGGNPVKLTKEGALEIFDKALSGDV; encoded by the coding sequence ATGAGCACACTTCCAAACATGAACTGGTCCTACCCGACTGCCGTGCGTTTCGGTGTTGGCCGCATTAAGGAACTGGCCGACGCCGTCAAGGCTGCCGGCATGTCCAATCCCCTACTCGTTACCGATCCGGGCCTTGCGGGTCTGCCGATGGTCGCCGACGTGATTGCCGACCTCAAAAGCGCCGGTCTCAAGGCCGCGGTCTTTTCCGAAGTCAAACCGAACCCGATCGACAAGAACATCGAGGCAGGTGTTGCTGCCTATAAGGCTGGCGGACATGACGGCGTGATCGCATTCGGCGGCGGCTCCGGTCTTGATGCCGGAAAGCTGATCGCCTTCATGTCTGGTCAAACTCGCCCGATCTGGGACTTTGAAGACATCGGTGATTGGTGGACCCGCGCGGACGAAAACGGTATTGCACCGATCGTTGCCGTTCCGACCACCGCGGGCACCGGATCGGAGGTTGGCCGCGCCGGTGTTGTCACCAACTCCGAAACACACACGAAGAAGGTCATCTTCCACCCGAAGATGCTGCCGGAAACCGTGATCTGTGATCCGGAACTGACTGCCGGCATGCCGCGCATGATCACAATCGGCACGGGCATGGATGCACTGGCCCACTGCCTGGAAGCTTATTCCTCGCCTTTCTATCACCCGATGTCGGAAGGCATTGCAGTGGAAGGCATCCGCCTGTCCCTGGAGAACCTGCCGAAGGTTGCTGCCGACGGCAACGATCTGGAAGCGCGTGGGCACATGATGAGTGCGGCCGCCATGGGCGCGGTAGCCTTCCAGAAGGGGCTGGGCGCCATTCACTCCCTGTCCCACCCGGTTGGCGCGCTGTATGACACCCATCACGGCATGACCAATGCGGTCTTCATGCCCTATGTGCTGCAGTTCAACAAAGCAGCCATCGAAGACAAGTTCGGCCGGCTGGCCGGGTTCCTCGGCATCGAGGGCGGTTATCAGGGCATCCTCGATACGATCCTCAAGCTGCGTTCTGATCTGGACGTCCCGCATACGCTCGCCGGACTGAATGTTGGCGACGAAAAGCGTGATCTGATCGCAGAGATGGCCATCGTCGACCCGACCGCTGGCGGCAATCCGGTCAAGCTGACCAAGGAAGGCGCCCTCGAGATCTTCGACAAGGCTCTCTCTGGCGACGTCTGA
- a CDS encoding glutamine synthetase family protein → MAGNLTIDALKAAVSSGEIDTVLTCIVDMQGRLMGKRFHAQHFLDSAWEETHCCNYLLATDLEMYTVEGYASTSWQSGYGDYVMKPDLSTLRYVPWLEGTAMVLCDVLDHHTHQDVPHSPRAMLKKQIARLAEKGLSPMMATELEFFLFEQSFEEMRKSGYRDLQPISGYNEDYHILQTTKEEDVMRPVRNHLFHAGIPVENTKGEAEAGQEELNIKYSPALNCADFHTISKHAVKEIAWAKGRSASFLAKWDKDRVGSSSHVHQSLWNDDGENVFCDQNGEHGMSETMRSYMAGLIKYAPEYTFFLAPYINSYKRFQKGTFAPTKTVWSVDNRTAGFRLCGEGTKALRVECRIGGSDLNPYLALAVQIAAGLKGLEEKLELAPAASGDIYEASSAGEVPHSLREARHLMNGSAFLREALGDAVVDHYVRAADWEIEEFDRAVTDYEIARGFERA, encoded by the coding sequence ATGGCTGGCAACCTGACAATCGACGCCCTGAAAGCAGCAGTCTCCAGCGGCGAAATCGACACTGTATTGACCTGTATCGTCGACATGCAGGGCCGCCTCATGGGCAAGCGCTTTCATGCTCAGCACTTCCTCGACAGTGCCTGGGAAGAAACCCATTGCTGCAACTATCTGCTTGCGACCGATCTCGAGATGTACACGGTCGAAGGCTACGCCTCGACCAGCTGGCAGAGCGGCTATGGCGACTATGTGATGAAGCCTGACCTCTCCACCTTGCGCTATGTGCCTTGGCTGGAAGGCACCGCGATGGTGCTGTGTGATGTGCTGGATCACCACACTCACCAGGACGTTCCACACTCTCCGCGCGCCATGCTGAAGAAGCAGATTGCGCGCCTTGCGGAGAAGGGCTTGTCGCCCATGATGGCAACCGAGCTGGAATTCTTCCTGTTCGAGCAGAGCTTTGAGGAGATGCGCAAGTCCGGCTACCGCGATCTCCAGCCGATCTCCGGCTACAATGAAGATTACCACATCCTCCAGACCACCAAGGAAGAGGATGTCATGCGCCCGGTGCGCAATCACCTCTTTCACGCCGGCATCCCCGTTGAAAACACCAAGGGTGAAGCCGAGGCTGGTCAGGAAGAGCTGAACATCAAGTATTCGCCCGCTCTCAACTGCGCGGACTTCCATACGATTTCCAAGCACGCCGTGAAAGAGATCGCCTGGGCGAAAGGCCGTTCCGCGAGCTTTCTGGCGAAATGGGACAAGGACCGGGTCGGCAGCTCCTCGCATGTTCACCAGTCGCTCTGGAATGACGACGGCGAGAACGTCTTCTGCGACCAGAACGGCGAACACGGCATGTCCGAGACCATGCGCAGCTACATGGCTGGGCTGATCAAGTACGCACCCGAGTACACCTTCTTCCTCGCGCCCTATATCAACAGCTACAAACGGTTTCAGAAAGGCACCTTTGCGCCGACCAAAACCGTCTGGTCCGTTGACAATCGCACCGCTGGCTTCCGCCTTTGCGGCGAAGGCACGAAGGCGCTGCGGGTCGAATGCCGCATTGGCGGTTCCGATTTGAACCCCTATCTGGCGCTTGCGGTTCAAATCGCTGCGGGTCTCAAGGGCCTGGAGGAGAAGCTGGAACTGGCGCCCGCTGCTTCCGGCGACATCTACGAAGCCAGCAGTGCGGGAGAAGTGCCGCATAGCCTGCGTGAAGCGCGCCATCTTATGAACGGGTCTGCGTTTCTACGGGAAGCTCTTGGTGATGCCGTCGTGGATCACTACGTGCGCGCAGCCGATTGGGAGATCGAGGAATTCGATCGCGCTGTCACCGACTATGAAATTGCCCGGGGATTTGAACGGGCCTGA